cgattaaaaattaatttaaactatccgaatccgtcccaaactcgattatccgaataaaatccgaacccgtttaatcttatatattttaattaataatttatataaaaaatattttttattaataattttcatttaaaaaatttaatatttctaaagaatatttaaatttaaatttttaaataaaaatatataaaaaaaatttataaatattattataaaatatattttttatattaaattaattatttatataaacaggTTCGGATAGTGGGTACCCTGTACATAAAATCCGAATTCGATCCGAACccgcaacgggtattatttttaaaacctgAACTCATCCCAAACTCGATTATAACTATCCAAATCCGTTCTATTAAGATTCGGTCGGATCGGGTACTCGAAAATATCCGATCCGTTGCCATCCATAGTCCTTGTCCCCTCCAACAAAAGCACCTGTTATTTTTTTGCTGGGGTGGGATGATATTTTTGTTACTGtgcatatttaattttatggatGAATTCTTAATAGCTAAATTAAAGTAAAAGGTTAAGAAGAGGTACTTTCACATAGAAAAGTGATAACCGTCAGGTTTCACGCATCCAGCTAAGAGGTAAGATTCGTGAAGGCAGTCATAACCCAAATCTCATGAAGCCTTTCAAATAGATCGGTTTAATATCTTCGACCTTGATTTAAGTCCATGGAGCGGACCGAGTCACTTACGGATCCAGGTCCACCTAATACCAGCTCAGCCTATGTGACATAAAGAGGGACAACAGGTCCAATCACCTTACAGACTTATCTACATGCTCCAGAGCAGCCCTATCTACATGCTCGccggagagaattaaatggctcGCCTGGTGTGGAGAGAACGCCTGACGCCCTTGTACGCATGGACCTACATGAAAAAGCATGTTACACTGTAGCATGGAAGCCGTTAGGCGTCAGTGACAGATAAAAGGGaaagaataaaaagagagaaatcTTCCTCTCCATCTAAATTTACACAACCCTTGTAAAtcttattttctggatctcaaaaCATTACTTTATAAGTGGGAGCAAGGTTGCTTCGCAGGAAAGCAGAGTTGCATCCATGAGAAGCAGATCAAaggaagaattattttattaatgtttCTTTGTAAGATGGTaactaaagaaaaaaatttatatataagagCCATTTCTGGATCTGTGGTAAGCGGAAACTTTAAAGGTCGTTTTCTTAGCTAGTTGGAGTTCAAGGGCTCATATGTATGGGTGGTCCATATGGAAGTCCATGTGCTAAATCTCACTTTCAACTTTGCTTACCTCTTCAGAACCATGGGAAAATGCTACCGCATATCTTTTTCTCCCAAAATCAATAATATTCTAGATCCATAGTGAAATAAGATTTCTCAATTGAAATTGTACCTGTAATATTCTCAATtatatcatttttaatattgCTAATAGATATTATgtagtaaatttaatatttctaataaataattaactacGAAaggacaattttttaaaaaagaaaaacaatggTAAGTGGATTCAGAGTGAGCTAACTCAAAAAATCCAATGGTGAAAGATTGAATTTGGAATGCAACTAGCATTTCATAATGATATTCACATGCCAGTTTAGTTGATTTCTTGGCTGAACCGTAACAATTCATTTTTCAAATGTTAAGTGGTCCAGCAAACCAACACATGAAATCCATTTAGATGGATACTTGAGCTATTTGATTTTGTCATCTTATGctctttgtttttttctttgaagGTATTGATTACATCTAATGTTAGACAGGAAATCTTTTTCTAATACCATTACCAGACTCAAACCCATCAAAGTTCAAACGATCATGGCCTTAAAATCTGGTATATCTTTTTGAGTCCCAAGTATCTTAGTGCTATAGAACATGATTGCAAATGTCTAACATCAGATCGCACATTGTATGTGTAGGTAATATTTATTTGACAGATGGTTTTATCTGATATTGTCTGGTAAGTGCGCGATAACTACAGGGAAATAAACAATGAAATAATGGGAAGAGTAGAGGCAAAGCCACTAAAAGCCACCCTTTGGTACAAGCATGCTTCAATCAGGAAACCAATAACGATAAATGCTAATGGTCCAAATTCTTGAGTGAAAGAAACTGCTTCGTATTTTGAAATATCATCTGTTGGTTGGTTGGCTGGCTGGCTATAGTGGATTAGATTCATGGGCAAGTGGAGATGATGCCACATGCTGCCAAATTTCTTCACCTAAATCTCTCAATCTTTTTTGTATCATCACTTGTACGTGCCCCACAATCCACATCACCACAAATAAATATTGCAAGTGAAAGGGATTTCACTATAtgcttcttttaaatttttttataattaaaattagacctattcaattaaataatttaaacgtGTTGATTAATTCACATATATATTCTAAACTTTCGATCTTAATaacaaattaaacttttaagatTTGTCACGATTTTATCCATGaactcaaattaattttaattaaaatttaaaaatatcacaTGTCATCACATgtgcttttttattattttttaattaattatatttttaattttttaaataaaataatctcaaattttgataaaattaatttaaatttatagataaattgatgataaattttaaaaaattgatttaattgtctaaaataaaaaatttagggtATAAATAATTGGTCTAAAAAATAATGTTTACTAATTAAAAACTGCTTCTCTTGCTATTGCTGGGATGCTATACCTAGTATCTAGACTGAAGAAATTGCTTCCGGAAATGGGAATTTGCAATTGGGTGGAAACACACATCCTGCGACTAGCTAGCAATACACAAGTCctatgataaatttaaataaaaacctttttattgattttctttGTGGTTCTGTTGAAtcttttcattaattataatatagaaaacGTAAACCTGAAAACTGCAACTTGAGCATGATATTTTTCTGTCACCTTTGTTTCTACTCCACCATTCCTATCTTCATTTTTTCCccctttcttctctctctctctcttttaaataaaaaattaatgcttATTTTGTTATTATCCAGCTTTTTATTGGGTAGTCCAAGGCTCCAAGCTACCACTGACTACCTGGACAGCTCGTTGGATTTGATCAGATGTGTACATCCCCAAAAGgatttaagagaaaaaaaatatatagtgaATGCTTCAATAACTGGGTTGGTTATATTTTGCAGACACTTTAATTGCTTCTGACTCAGCTGTGTGACTCTGTCATCAGTATTATCAGAATCTAGCGCTTTTGCATCTATAAGACTACAGATACTTCATATCATCAGCTGTGACGGAACGTGACCTTCTAATTCATCTGTAATCAAGTCCTTCTTTCTGGTGGATTTAATTAGACCATATCATATTCATGAAGGAAACTTCAGGTGTCTGTGTTTCATCGACCCCAAGATGGGATTTCAAAGTTCATGAGGTTGCACAAAGTAGCTTCAGGCAAGCTCATCGTCTGTTCTGCTGCATCTCTGATACAACTCACAAGAGAAGCATTCAAGAAGTAAGTTTGATTGCTCAAGGTGCTGTCAATGAATTCAGAAATCTTCTTACTCTCCTTGATGGACCATCACAGTCAGATTCTAAAAGGATCAGAAAAGGTCCTTTGCCACTTCCCCATGACATAAACCCTGTTGAGTTGATGGATAATTCTACTTCTATGCCTCAGAGTTCAGGGTGCAACTTGACTACAGAAACCCGTATAGTTAGACAACTACTCCCTCTTCAGAGTATTCAAGCAACCAATTCATTGAGCCACACCACCAGTTTCAGCTTTGACAGGGGAAATAGTAATTCTAAAGCCAATGTGGATTTCACAAACCCTGCGATGATACCAAACCTCTCCTTTTCACTGCCAAGCTCACCTTTCTTAAGCTTGGATGGAAGAGGTGGCATTGAGAAGCAATTAGTTCAGTATTCAGCATCTGAAACTGGGGCATCTCGAGACTCTTCCTCAATGTTTCCGAAGAGCAAGAGTGGGACGATGAGTGAAGAGACTAGTACCAAGTGCCTAGCCTCAACCGGTGGATGTCACTGTTCTAAGCGAAGGTAAATCCTCCTTTACTATGTAATATTATTTCGCTTTCGATGGTAGTTTTAATGTTTTCTTTTATACAGGAAATTAAGAATGAAGAAAATAATTCAGGTCCCAGCTTTAAGTTGCAAATTAGCTGAGATACCGCCAGATGATTACACTTGGAGAAAGTATGGACAAAAGCCCATTAAAGGATCTCCTTATCCCAGGTATATAAATGTTTGATCATACTTGGAGTTGTTCATTTTCCAACAATAGTTAAGTCTGACAAATGTTGTATGTTTTGGTATTGAAGGAGCTATTACAAATGCAGCAGCAAGAGGGGATGCCCTGCAAGAAAGCATGTGGAACGATGTTTACAGGATCCCACTATGTTAGTCGTCACCTATGAAGGTGATCATTGCCACTCCAAACTCTTATTCTCTTCACCTAACCTCATGATTCAGGTTTAATCTGTTAGTTCACAGCCTAttctacttcttcttcttaaaTATGATTCTCTTTTCTGTAATAATAACTTCAACAACGGATTTACCTCTTCAACTGGATTACGCTCTTTAATATTTTACTAATTGATGAAATCTAATTTGCTTCAGACAcagtagatttttttttttaatttaaaaaaaaaatcaagaattgGAACTTGAGGAATTTTCGCTGGTTTAATTACAGAATTTCACTTTTACTTGGATCTGTAATCTGTTCATGGGCGATCCGAGCGCAACGTAACCAGACCGATAATTTTTTACCATTAGAAAGTATAAACAGGCCGAGTGATCGGACCCAACTGACCAAGGCCCAGTGATGAGCCAGCGGAGCAAGCTTTTTATCTTTCCTGGCCGATTTGAATTTAATAGACTCAAAACTTGATATTTTACAGCCCTATAAATAATTCCAGTTTTACCAAACTAAATCAATTGCAATTCTGTTTTCATGATATTCTCCTGCCTTGTGTTCAAATCATTTTGACAAAACCTGGACCAAGAATTCCAAGATGGACACTTACTGGCCACTGGGATTTCCATCATTATTTATAAAGCAACctctattttgtttttttattttggttCCCATTATCTCACCCTCTTCTTGTGGGTTTGTCGTTGCTGCAAGTTGCCTTTAAAATACACTTTTTCTAGTCATTGGATACTCTTAATTCTCATCAAGAATCTGGGATTTAAAGCTTTAATTAAAAAagcattttattaattatttaagttCTTGGTTTGATCATTGAGACCCTTTTGaatgcaaaataaaattttaaagagtgATGGAGTGCAATGGTAACTTATTGATTGATGCATGGGGTGGGAGTAGCCAATACAAGTTGTTCTCTAAAGCTAAGCACCATCATGTGTTATTTTCTTCGCAGGCACTAGTGGTGTTTTTTGCTTGGGTGGTAGGCCCAATTTATACACCATAGTCTTGAAATCTTTTCATGGAGTTAGCTAATGGGAATGATATTACAATCTAGAGAGTCCTTGTCTTTATCCTTCTCTATCCATAGTAgatgaatataaaaatataaataaattccaACAAGATAGGTATATTGTTATAGAAAAGCAAATGAAAAACTATGATTTATCTTTTGAAAATACCTTTGGATTAGTCATGGATTACTCATATCATTGTTGGAAAACACAAGTTAATTGGGATCTCCTTGTCAATGTTTGAACAAGTACATTTTCCCAAcaatagtaataattttttttttttttaaatcatgtttgataaaagaaaaaattttcacAAATTTAAAAATGCAAATTGCAATTTTTATGTTGCAAAAAGGCTTTATTTTTTGCAGCAACCCCATCCTAATGAACAagataatatttttcatatagaaGAATCCATTTAGTTTCCTGCTGAATAATCATAACTCCACAGacatattttaaaagaaagaaaaaaaaatatttctggtCCATAATCTCTGCCATAATATTCAATGTTTAATCATTTAGTAGTAAAAAACTTtagtttaataatataatagtaTGTCTCCTAATCATTTTTGTCTGAGAATAAAGTGCCTTTGCAACcataattaattttgtttattACCAAAGTCGTTGGCTTTTTCTTCATACTTGTTATTGGAAGATGGATTGAAGTAAATGCAACCCTAATTACTTGCTAACCACAACTACCATTTTCATAATAACATCACAAAATTACTAcattttaagtaatttttctctttagaatgaaaatttttaatttgaatttttttttacaaataatgAGTGAATAATTTGATAAATCCATGGAAAATATGAAAGGAATTACATGCTTTGATGTCAATATCAGATTTGCTTACGTTTTGAGATATATAAGCACAGTTTTTGAGAAGCTATGAAATTGATTTCAAGTGTCtttattctaaaaataattttttatttttatgtgtgaaatttattataatataatatggaAGAAAAAATTTTAGACCGAAGTTTGAATAAAGAGTAGAAATGAATGAGAAAGAGTTGACAAATTGAGCATTAATACGAGGAGTTGTGATAGATAAGACAGTTGAAAGAGTGAAATGAGTTGATGATGTcaattatgatttttatttatttatgataatgtttattattatcataaaaaaattatatattaattattatgtgaataagtatttaatttttaaaatttaagtatttgttaataaataacttttttattaaattaaatattataaatatatttaaagtgaaaatatttatatcatttgTATAGTCACACCCATTTATTTTCTGAAATTTAACTtatcaattaaatatatttaaattatacttcttaaaaaataatttctctaaaatatagttttcaagaaattaatttttctaaaaatagattattttgaatcaaataaggtttaaaattaatttaaataataaatttattatttaattttaaaaattataattttattatattttttatactttttaaataactgtaaaaataattttaataataaaattatatccatcttaaaaaattaaaatgtaattgataaaataataaaaattttttatttatcctataatttaaatttttactaatttaaataataaaattattattatgttttgTCAACAAACGCGAGATACACTGTTATCTTTCTCAAAAATACAACCATCTGCCAGATTCAGACACTTCCCCTCATCTCTCCCTCATAagcctttttctctttcttcatcAATCTCCATGCCCTTATttctcaataataataatatcactattttattaattttatttattcttttaagatgaaatgttattaaaaattatattaccaATAAGGCAATCTCCGAGCTATGCACCACTTTTTAcactatttttatgttttacatCACAATGGTGTAATATTATTTCCaattttttacattatttttaacgtcaaaaaaatattttatttatatttttctctctctttaatattatattatttattttactttaattttatttatatatttcactcaaaaaattcatataattttatatagggtaaactataatttagtccctctggtttagtgaaatataacctttcgtccctctgttttaaaaaaccttcaatttagtcactgtgatttttaaaaactatgccattagtccctcccgttagattttcagttaaatcaccgttaattttagttaaaaagactaaaatacccattttctctctttctccttctccttccccttcctcttcttcttcttctccttcccgatcttcttcttctgcttatttttctccttctcttttccgatcttcttcttcttcttcacttgTTCCTTTGCCTTTCTTTCCTCTCTTCTTCAACATGTTAATGGTCTCATGCTCAACACAAGCACCGTACTTCTTCTCCAGAAACAATGCAGCCTTGGTAACAAGACAATTAGAAAATGGAGATTTGTCATTGTTCATGACTATTGGCAAAGCTGTTTGGCGTTCTTCTTGAACCGTGTTTCTAGTTTGTTGAGTCTCATGGAATCGTAGCTTTAACCATTGGATAATAGACTCTTTCAGTTCTCTTTCCATTTGGTCATTATCTCCCAACCAACCAATAAGCTCTTCAAACTCTTAATCAGTTTCATATGAAACCCATGGTGAGCATGTAGGAATACTATCATTTGGATTAAACATGAATGGAAAACAAGCTCTTGACCCTTCCGAATCCAAAAAAGTGTTCATGCCAAGTGAAGCAGAATGCTTGAAAATTGAAACATTGTCTGATAGGCCCTTATGATCTGATATTTTCCTGAGCCGCAAAGTCAAACTCCCATCAGCAACAACCCGAGCATGCCCAGCAGGTGTAGCAGAAGCCCAATACAAACGACCTATAGAATCACTGCCCAGAAACTCCCTCCGCGTAGCTTGCTTTAGAAGTTGTGATTCTATGCTGGTAATCAGATTCTGCAGATGAAGAATGTCATCCTTAATGGTGCTCAACTCAGGACAATATGCTTGTGACTCTTTCAAAGCAACAGAAGGCACATTCTCCACATCCTGAATATTCATGTCTGATGAGAGAGAAGGTCCTGGATGATCTAAAGGAGTTGAAGAGTTTTTCCCAACATGTTCTTGCATGTTATTATGGTGGCAAATTTCACCCGTGTGCTCAGTTACTTGTTGCAGCCAGAAATTCTTCCCTACACTTAAGATTTTTCAATTCCATTGATAATGACCGCAATTTTTGCTGCAATTCAATTGTAGTTTCCACGCACTGCTCAAGGTGCTGACAAACAAGAGCAGAGTTGAGTAATTCATCACAAAGGAACTTAAGAAGAaaggagatcggaaaagagaagaagaagaagaagaagaagaagaagaagaagaagaagcaaaagaaggagatcgggaaggagaagaagaagaagaaaaagaggaagaagaagaaggagatcggaaaagagaagaagatcgaaaaagagaagaagaaaaataagcagaagaaggagatcgggaaggagaaaaagaagaagaagaggaaggggaaggagaaggagagagaatggatattttagtctttttaactaaaattaacgttgatttaactgaaaatctaacgggagggactaatggcatagtttttaaaaatcacagtgactaaattgaaggttttttaaaacagaggaacgaaaggttacatttcactaaaccagagggactaaattatagtttacccttttatatattcactctaaatatttatatattttatattttcatccaatattcaaatatttaattattttataaataaacaaataaaaatatattaattataaaattatattaattaaataataattataaaaaaacattacttaaacattaattataaacatacattaattaaacattaattagcaaactaaaaataaaataaactcatacatattaaattatcaataaaaaattacaagctAATTTATATGATCATTTGAATTTGTATATTGCTCCCACAAATGCTCTATTAATGCATTATGAAGTGCAAAATGAGCATCTTTATCCTTAATTTTTTTGTGTCGAGCTAAAAATTGTTGAAATTGAGTAGTTTCATCGACAGCCATTTCAACAGTTGGAGCTGAAAATTCTCTACCGTCTTCAATAGGTGCACTAAGATCACGTTCATCCTCGATTATCATATTATGCATGATAATACATGTAGTTAAAATATCATGcaatactttttttttccaaaaacgtGATGGCCCTGCAACGATTGCAAAACGTGACTGTAACACTCCGAAAGCACGTTCAACATCTTTTCGACATGATTCTTGTTTCATTGCAAAATACTTCTTCTTCCTTGTTTGTGGTTCATGAATAGTTTGCACAATAGTTGACCATTTCGGATATATACCATCAGCTAAATAATAACCCGTATTATATACGTTTCCTTGAATAATATAATGAGCGGGAGGAGCAATACCTTTAGCAAGGTCAGAAAATAAATACAATGACTCCAAAACATTAATATCGTTATTAGAGCCAGGCATTCCAAAATATGCATGCCATATCCAAAAGTCATAATCAGCTACAGCTTCTAAAATAATTGTTGGCGATCCACTACGACTTGTATATTGGCCAGCCCATGCAGTAGGGCAATTTTTCCATTTCCAATGCATGCAATCGAGACTACCTAACATTCCAGGAAAGCCACGTTGCTCACCAATATAAAGAAGCCTTGCAACATCCTCGGCAGTTGGTGATCTCAGATACTGCtcaccaaaaacctcaacaATGGCTCGACAAAATCTCTTTCAATTGCAGTGGACTCCCCAATTTTCACATATTCGTCTGTAGCATCCGCCGGCAAACCATACGCTAACATTCGAAACACAGCTGTGATTTTTTTAAGAGTAGATAATCCAATTTTACCTACTGCATCTCTTTGTTGTTCAAAGTATGTATCATGCGCTTTTATTGCATCGACAATACGAAGAAATAAATTTCGAGACATTCTATATTGTCGACGAAACATTACATCATTGAAACGTGGATTATCTGAAAAATAATCCAGAAATAAATTACGATCAGCCGCTTCACGATCTCGATTGATTACTACATGACCTAGAACAGAGCCACCTCTAGAAACTCGATGTTGATCTTGTATTTGCTGCAAAACCATCTTATTTCTAAGAAATTGTTGATGAACTGCTTGTGTTTCCACTACAAACTCATTATCATCTGAAATGTAATCATCAATATCTGAAGAAGACGATGATGAATTTTCAGCATCATTATGTGATGTATCTCCAACATAGAAATCCATTTTTAGTAATGATCTATAGAATTTTCTTGACTCGAATTTAAGATGAACTGAAAAatatgagttatgtttatatcttTAAAGAATACATGATTTAATAGGAGAAATGTGGGGGTAGGGATGCATACTATCTGAAGGTCGAGATCGAAATGAAATCCATCCAACGGTTGATTTTTAGATAAGATCTATCATAATACTGTTGGTGTAATTATTATCTGAGATTCCATCTAACTTCATTGAAAAATGTGGTGATAGGGGTGCATACTATCTGAAGGTCGAGATCGAAATGAAATCCATCCAACGGTCAATTTTTAGATAAGATCTATCAGAATACTGTTGGTGTAATTATTATCTGAGATTCCATCTGACTTCATTGAAAAATGTGGGGATAGGGGTGCATACTATCTGAAGGTCGAGATCGAAATGAAATCCATCCAACGGTCGATTTTTAGATAAGATCTATCAGAATACTGTTGGTGTAATTATTATCTGAGATTCCATCTGACTTCATTGAAAAATGTGGGGATAGGGGTGCATACTATCTGAAGGTCGAGATCGAAATGAAATCCATCCAACGGTCGATTTTTAGATAAGATCTATCAGAATACTGTTGGTGTAATTATTATCTGAGATTCCATCTGACTTTATTGAAAAATGTGGGGATAGGGGTGCATACTATCTGAAGGTCGAGATCGAAATGAAATCCATCCAACGGTCGATTTTTAGATAAGATCTATCAGAATACTGTTGGTGTAATTATTATCTGAGATTCCATCTGACTTCATTGAAAAATGTGGGGATAGGGGTGCATACTATCTGAAGGTCGAGATCGAAATGAAATCCATCCAACGGTCGATTTTTATATAAGATCTATCAGAATACTGTTGGTGTAATTATTATCTGAGATTCCATCTGACTTCATTGAAAAATGTGGGGATAGGGGTGCATACTATCTGAAGGTCGAGATCGAAATGAAATCCATCCAACGGTCGATTTTTAGATAAGATCTATCAAAATACTGTTGGTGTAATTATTATCTGAGATTCCATCTGACTTCATTGAAAAATGTGGGGATAGGGGTGCATACTATC
This is a stretch of genomic DNA from Manihot esculenta cultivar AM560-2 chromosome 2, M.esculenta_v8, whole genome shotgun sequence. It encodes these proteins:
- the LOC110608579 gene encoding probable WRKY transcription factor 15 — encoded protein: MKETSGVCVSSTPRWDFKVHEVAQSSFRQAHRLFCCISDTTHKRSIQEVSLIAQGAVNEFRNLLTLLDGPSQSDSKRIRKGPLPLPHDINPVELMDNSTSMPQSSGCNLTTETRIVRQLLPLQSIQATNSLSHTTSFSFDRGNSNSKANVDFTNPAMIPNLSFSLPSSPFLSLDGRGGIEKQLVQYSASETGASRDSSSMFPKSKSGTMSEETSTKCLASTGGCHCSKRRKLRMKKIIQVPALSCKLAEIPPDDYTWRKYGQKPIKGSPYPRSYYKCSSKRGCPARKHVERCLQDPTMLVVTYEGDHCHSKLLFSSPNLMIQV